In Pieris rapae chromosome 18, ilPieRapa1.1, whole genome shotgun sequence, one genomic interval encodes:
- the LOC111004293 gene encoding protein ARV1 isoform X1: protein MIENKQFKCVNCSENVGALYRNYGPSVLKLSKCEHCKGIVDKYIEYDPVIVMIDLVLISKEAQRHIIFNTDFKAYWKLFIILIMLETYGIWRNDSLFNIVVNSVCNIQNNSTTNTTFIKLPQQLLLDNLESYKMDCMDWAREENDGVDLFIWEKDFYIQFISTLMGIIVFILIVHSTMGLFSNYTKNTKVGIVKLLKSYSLANTSLLFTLPTLVWGTQETSSETRLLHYLLVFLYMFTVFYSVFTVLYESPRLFTTVILLFSHLVKFVMGFHLPPLIRTLTT from the exons atgattgagaataaacaatttaaatgtgttaattgTAGTGAAAATGTTGGTGCACTGTATAGAAACTATGGCCCgtctgttttaaaattgagTAAATGT GAGCACTGTAAAGGTATAGtggataaatatatagaatatgatCCAGTCATTGTAATGATTGATCTTGTACTGATCTCAAAAGAAGCCCAaagacatattatatttaatactgattttaaa gcCTATTGgaagctttttataatattaataatgttagaGACTTATGGAATATGGAGAAATGATAGCCTATTTAACATAGTTGTTAACTCTGTctgtaatatacaaaataacagtACCACTAATACTACATTtat TAAATTGCCTCAACAGCTGCTTTTGGATAATTTAGAATCATATAAAATGGACTGTATGGATTGGGCTCGAGAAGAAAACGATGGTGTGGACCTATTTATATgggaaaaagatttttatatacagtttATATCAACATTGATGG gaataattgtctttatattaattgttcatAGCACAATGGGATTATTCAGcaattacactaaaaatactaaag TGGGTATTGTTAAACTGTTAAAATCTTATTCATTAGCTAACACAAGCCTGTTGTTCACTCTACCTACTCTTGTGTGGGGTACACAGGAGACATCATCTGAGACAAGACTACTCcactatttattagtatttctcTATATGTTCACTGTTTTCTACAGTGTTTTTACTG TACTCTATGAGAGTCCCAGACTATTTACAACAGTGATTTTACTGTTCAGCCACTTGGTGAAATTCGTCATGGGTTTTCACCTGCCTCCGCTCATAAGGACACTTACTACATga
- the LOC111004293 gene encoding protein ARV1 isoform X2 — protein sequence MIENKQFKCVNCSENVGALYRNYGPSVLKLSKCEHCKGIVDKYIEYDPVIVMIDLVLISKEAQRHIIFNTDFKAYWKLFIILIMLETYGIWRNDSLFNIVVNSVCNIQNNSTTNTTFIKLPQQLLLDNLESYKMDCMDWAREENDGVDLFIWEKDFYIQFISTLMGKGYE from the exons atgattgagaataaacaatttaaatgtgttaattgTAGTGAAAATGTTGGTGCACTGTATAGAAACTATGGCCCgtctgttttaaaattgagTAAATGT GAGCACTGTAAAGGTATAGtggataaatatatagaatatgatCCAGTCATTGTAATGATTGATCTTGTACTGATCTCAAAAGAAGCCCAaagacatattatatttaatactgattttaaa gcCTATTGgaagctttttataatattaataatgttagaGACTTATGGAATATGGAGAAATGATAGCCTATTTAACATAGTTGTTAACTCTGTctgtaatatacaaaataacagtACCACTAATACTACATTtat TAAATTGCCTCAACAGCTGCTTTTGGATAATTTAGAATCATATAAAATGGACTGTATGGATTGGGCTCGAGAAGAAAACGATGGTGTGGACCTATTTATATgggaaaaagatttttatatacagtttATATCAACATTGATGGGTAAGGGATAT gaataa